The following nucleotide sequence is from Alkalihalobacillus sp. LMS39.
TGAAGTAGACGGAAGAATTCTACCAGGTTTTTCAGAGGCCGAATTTAGAGAAGAGCTAGTTGCATTAATTGGTGATCATACGATTGATGTGAATATCGTTCGATCTGATATTGTTCAAACGGATGTTGATATGACACACTTTTCTTTATTAAAGGATGTCATAATGGAGTGTGATAATCAGGCTATTCCAATTCCTTTTGTATTGCCAGGTGTAACAGACGGGAGGTTTTTCTCAAGTTTAGGTATTCAAACGTATGGTTTCACACCAATGAATCTACCATCTGATTTTAACTTCATTCAAAGTGTTCACGCAGCAGATGAACGGATTCCAGTAGAATGTGTTCACTTTGGAACAAACGCGATGTTTAAAGCAATCCAGCTGTTTAATCACGTAGAGTAACACTATAGTAATAAAGTGATATAATAGCGGTAATTGCAGAAGTGAACATTAGGAGGATGTAAATTGTCACAGTTTCATACGGATAACCAAACTTTTGTCAGTGTAATTGAATTAAAGGTCGAAGATATAAAGCGGTCTCTCTCTTTTTATGAAAAAATGTTAGGATTACGTATAAAAACACACGATCATAACAAAGTAGTCTTCACAGCAGATGGGAAAACTCCAATTTTATCAATTGAACAGCCTGAACAAGTGTTGCCAAAGCAACAAAGAACAACAGGCCTTTATCATTTTGCGTTGCTTTTTCCTAATCGAAAAGAATTAGGAAAGGTTCTTCGTCGTCTTCTTGATTCTCATTATCCATTACAAGGAGCTTCTCACCATGGCACAAGTGAAGCGATATATCTAGCTGATCCTGATGGGAATGGAATAGAGCTTTATGCAGATACTGATCCGACAACGTGGCTCGGAAGTCATGGTGAAATTCAATTTACGACAGAACGACTAGATGTGGAAGAATTAAGACAAGAAGGTGGAGGGGAGCATTGGGATGGGATTGCGCCTGCTACTATAGTAGGTCATCTTCATTTGCACGGAGCTGAATTAGACAACATGAGAGAGTTTTACCATAAAGCTCTCGGGTTCGATATCATTGTGGAAATCCCGAATCAAGCGATATTTATGTCGACAGGTGGCTATCATCATCATATTGCAGTTAATGTTTGGAATGGTCTTGGTGCTCCTATTCCACCTGACAACAGTGTCGGTTTAAAGATGTTTTATGTTAAATTTCCAACGAAGCAACAATGGGACAAAGCATTGAATCAATTACTCGACTTAGGTTATAAAGTGAAAACAATGGAATCAAGCTTTGAGGTAATCGATCCTTCTGGAAACCGGGTACGGTGTAATAGTGTATAAAGAAAAAGATTGTTTCAGGAACATCCTTTTTTGACTTATAAGATAGTATACAATTTTAGTTATAGCAGTGAAGCTTTTAAAGCTTATTCTAGAAGAGCGAAGGCGCCGCACTTCGCTTGATATGATAAGACGCTCCTGCGTTTTCTTTAACGGAAGGTGTTTTAATTGTGTGTGATAGGGTTCTATTGGACAAAACAAGTGCAAAATCGGAGAGAAGTGTCTAATAGAAGGCATTTATCAGCTATGTTTGTTTAGTGTGCCATGAAAATGTAGTATGGGATTTTGATTTAATGGATGGTAGCGATCTGATGACACCACCAATGTTTTCATGTGAAACTTGTGGAGGAGAAATGGATCTTAGAAGAGAAAGGCTCCGCACTGCGCGTTTCACCCCAAGAGGAGCACTTGGGGTTCACTGTCATAAGCGGGCAGAGCTCCACACTTCGCTTGATACGAAAAGACGCTCCCGCGTTTTTCTTATTGTTTAAACGATATGTTGAAAGGTTAAATCAAACTCCTTACCGTTGACATAAATTGAGATGCTTCCTCAGATTGGTCTTTTGTAATGACATATGTGGAGGCAGTAGGCAAAGATAGAAATGGAGCTTCAACCTCTAACATTCTTCCCTCAGCTAACTCTCGCTTTACTGTTGAACGCGGTAAAATGGAAAACCCAATCCCTTCTTCAATAAAACGTTTCGTTACATGCACTTGTGTGACTTTCATCGTCCGGACATGGCGATACAAATGTTTCAGTTCAAACAAAACAGAATCCCAATATTCCGGATGGTTATACGTTAACAATACTTCTTTGTTTACGATCGTTTCTAAGTCTAGTGGAATACTGCTTTCCCAATCACCCCCGTCATGTGGTGCGACAATTTTGAGTGGTTCTTCATATATCTTTACACATGTTAACCCAAGTGTTTTACTTTCCATCCTTGCTAATCCTAAATGAGCCGTTCCACGTTCAACTTCTTCTGAAATGAGGTGAGACTCCATCACATGGACAACGACTTCTATGTCAGGATAATACCGAATAAATTTTTTTATCCAGTAAGGGAGATAGGTAGAAGCAATTAAGGGAGAAACCGCAATTGATAACGTTTGATGGTAGCCTTGCCTAACATTTTCAATATGATGTAATCCATCAGATAGAGTTTCGATAATTTTCGTTGCATGTGGCAGAAATTCTTTACCATAAGTCGTAAGGACGATGTTGCGTCCTTTTCTTTCAAAGAGCGGGGTTCCTAGCTCTTTTTCAAGTTGTTTAATATGGACGGTTACAGTAGGTTGGGATAAATATAATGTTTCTGCTGTTTTATAAAAGTTTTCAAACTGCGCAGCGGTGACAAATGTATAAAGCCAATTAAGATTCATCGGTTTTCACCTTCACTTTTATTGATTATGTTTTATAATCAATTATACACAAATTATTTAATTTTCATAATTAATTAATTCGCGTATCCTTTACTCATACAATAAAGGAGTGAAAACATATGAACGTACATAGTGGATTAGAAGGTGTTATAGCTTGTCAGTCAGCTATTAGTTTAGTAGATGGTCAAAATGGAAGGCTTGTGTACCGTGGATATTGGGCGAAGGAGCTTGCTCTTCATAAAGAATTTGAAGAAGTTTGCCATTTATTATGGTATGGGGAATTACCAACAGAAGAAGAGTTAAATAGGTTGAAACAAAAGTTTCTTGAGGGGAGAAAAATTCCTGCTCATATGATGGCTGTTATAGTTGCTTTACCAAAAGAAATGGACATGATGAGTGTTATTCGTACGTGTATATCAGCAATCGCAAACGAATCAAATGAATGGCCACCAACAGTAGAACAAGCCATTCAAATTACTGCTCTCATACCAACAATTATTACAGCGAGAATTTCGATTTTAAAAGGAAAGAAACCGATTGAACCACATCACAGATTAGGGCATATTGCGAATTATTTGTATATGCTGCATAACAAAGAGCCAAAGGTTACTCATATTAAGGCGCTTGAGTCGTACTGTATATTAACAATGGAGCATGGGATGAATGCTTCGACTTTTGCTGCTCGAGTCATTTCTTCAACAGAATCTGATATAGTGTCTGCGATTACAGGTGCAATCGGTGCGATGAAGGGACCGTTACACGGAGGAGCCCCGAGTGAAGTAACCGCTATGTTAGAGGCGATTGAAACGAAAGAAAATGCTGAAGAATGGATTCGAACAAAATTAAAAAATGGTGAAAAGTTAATGGGGTTTGGTCATCGTGTATATAAAACAAAAGACCCCAGAGCAGAAGCATTAAAAAAAGTAACCGCTCAATTAACGAAACATGACCCGTGGTTGGCATTAGCGAATGCAGTTGAAGAAACGGCATTACGTTTACTTACGGAATATAAGCCAGGGAGAAAATTATATACGAATATAGAATTTTACGCAGCTGCCGTTTTACGCGCTGTTGAAATGCCTAGTTTGTTATTTACTCCCACGTTTACGGTTAGTCGTGTTGTAGGTTGGACCGCGAATGTAATAGAACAAGCGGAAAATAATCGCATTTATCGGCCACAATCTTTATATACCGGTGTCATTCCTGGAGAATGAATTAAATGACAGTAGACCATACTGGAGAATAATTCACAAAAAGAAGGTGGTTCACTTGGGAATTGTCATATTCGCTGCGGTTATTTTAATCCCGATTATAATGGTTATCGCTCAAAGAAAATGGATGTTAATGCGAATGGTATTTACAGGGGCGGCAATAGTTGCAAGTATGACTTTCGGTTATATAGCAGCCACTTCGGTTTATGCCATACTTGAAAACCAAGAAGTGTTTATGACAAGTATTCATGCGGTGTTTTTAAACTCTTTTTTTCTAGTAAGTGGAGCATATCTCGGCTTGTATGGCATTTATTTACTATGTTTACATTTCGCTTACGACCGAAAGTCATGAAAAAGAAGCTTACCTTAGGTAAACTTCTTTTTCATTATCCCCAGCGTAAATTCATCGTTAATGTACAGCATCGTGGTAACCCTTCAGCATCCTCAAATAAGGTAAATGTGACACCAGATGGAGTGAATGTTGTAGTAACCTCGGTAGGCACACCAATTTCTCTTATGATTCGGTCGACAGTGTCACGGTCTCCTTCTTGAGCAGAGTACATAATTTGGTACATTTGTTCACGAGAAGAAGCTAAACTTGTCACTAAACGGTTCCCGTGTTGGATTAATTGTTGATACTTTGATAATGACGTTTCAAATAATGCAATGTTCACAGGAGGGTAAGGATACTCATTTTGTCTGTAATATCGAGGAACATACGGATAGTAATAATAATAGCTCACAGTATGCCTCCTTAGGAGTATTTTGCTACTATTATAAACTATGTCATTCCATCCTATTGGGTGAATAACCTAAACTTGAATAATGCTATTTAATTTGTTTATCATTATGGTAAAATACGACTTTTCCCGTATATTCTACATCTTTTTCTCCAAACCGATAAGAATGATTAAATTCTGGAATTGGGAAATATTCGTATGTGAAATAATGGTATTCACCTGTGAAATCCCAATCGAATAATCTAGGTTTAACAGCTTTTTCAATTTTCATATAAACTTCATCGTAACCGTACTTTTCCATTGTTTCTTTTGGAAGTACATTGTCATACAAATAAATATACAAAACATCAGGGTCAAATTCATCTTTGCGCATCTTATAGCCATTTAAAGCATGTCCTGGAAGAGAGACCGTAATAATTTGTCCATCTTGAAAAAGTTGTTCAATTTCTTCCAAAACCGTAACACGATTCGCATGAAACTCTGGCCATCTTAATCGTAGGTCATTCGCATGGATCCATTGAGTTTCTAACATCGATACTAATGTGGAGTCAGGCTCCGGTGTTTTATCTGGGTTAACTTTTTCGTTAGGATTGTTTTGCATTTCAATTGTAGTATCGTTTAATTGATAAGCATATAAATGTCCATCTTGCAAAAAAGGATACATATCTTTGTTATTCGTTAAATCATAACCGATATCGTCATAATCCACATTTGGATCAAGTATCTCAATGAGATTAATTAAAAATGATGAAGCAGAAAAATCTAATTTTTCTTCAATGGACACACCGTTATATATTCTTTCGGCAACTCGAGCGAATCCAGCACAGATTCCGCTACTCCCTTTTATAGTACTAATGTTTGAAAAGCTAAAGGCATGGTAATCTATTCGAAAGCCTGAATCGATAACTAGTTGATCAGGATAATGGTCGTTATATTCACTTTCGCTTTCATCCTCATCTTTTATTTCTTCGGTCTCATGTTCAGGAGCGTCATGGATCCATGGAATTGCAGTTTCTAACGCAAGATCATAGTTTCCGTGAACTTGTCCGTAATCAATAAACCCACCTTTTCGTAGAGGATTGTCTTTTGGCATTGTAACAAAGCGGGAGTCAAGTTTAGAAAACAATCCCTGTACGGTGTTAGCTGATATTTGTCCAATTCGTTGAAAAGACAATTCTGCTACTCCCCATTCTTCATTTGGAATTGTTTCCACCTTGTATTCATCAGAATTTTTTCCTTGAACTTCAAATATAAACACTTTATGCCCCCAACCGAGGAACCGTTCTGTTAGCTCAAAGCCAGAGAAACGAAAATAAAGAAATTCTTTTTTGTGTGCTTCATCGTCGGTTAGTAATAAAATCGGATAACGCAAATTATAGGAAAATGAAATTTCATTAAGATCTTGATTATGTTCTTGATTGTCGATTTTTACTAATTTTCGGTCTTCAAAATGAAAGTAATAAGCGGTTATTTTTTCTTTATCTTCTTCAGAATCTGAATATGAGATGGTAACTTTTCCATCATATCCTAAAACACGAACCGGTGTTTGAAGTGGGTTGAACATTTGGTTAAACTTACTGTTATAATACGGTTCAATTGTAGTAAAATACTTGTCATTTAAGTTTGTGGTGTGAAGTGTTACACCTAATCCTTCATCTTCAATAACAAAAGGTTCGATATTTGTTATTGGTTCATGAGGATCAAGTCCCTCCATAATTTTTACTAAGTCACTAATGCCATCATCGGCTGAAGAATAAACAGTAGGATCTAAATTGTATTTATGAATAGCGTCATAATCTGAAACGCCATTACCACTAGAATCCCATTCATAAGGATCTAAGCCTAACTCTACTTTTTCACCATATGTCATTCCATCATCATTGACATCAATGTCCCATAGCTCTTCTTCCATATCCTCGGGCATGAGTGTTCCTGCGTGTTCGGTATAGTCAAAAACCGTTTTTTCAAAATCTTTTTTTAATTTATACTCCTGATATTTTAAGTAACCGAATATGGATAAAAGAATAATGGCTACAATGATAATGAATATCAGAAAAGCTTTCATTGTCCAACGGAAAAAAGCTTTCATTTGATACCTCCTATAAAAGTTGTGCTGTAAACAGACAAAATGTATTTTAATAGAAATATACGGAAAAAAATATAAAATGTTTCATAAATGGTAGAATTGAACTAGAAAAAATAAGAGAATTAGAAAACTATGATTTTTAGAGGAGAATGGAATATGTATAAATTCATATTATTTGATTTAGATGGGACATTAACTGACCCTAAGATTGGAATCACTTCTTCTGTTCATTATGCATTGACGAAGTTGGGGATAAAAGATATCGACTTATCAAGTTTAACGGCTTTTATTGGGCCACCATTGCAAGAGTCGTTTCAGTTGTTCTATTCATTTCAACCACTGCAAGTTCAGGAAGCTATTCATTATTATCGAGAACGATTTGTTCAAAAAGGAATATACGAAAATGAGATGTATAGTGGGATAGAACGATTGTTGGATTATTTAAAAACATCAGGTTACACGTTAATTGTTGCAACGTCAAAACCAACAGAATTCGCGGTGAAAATAGTAGAATATTTTAAAATTGACCATTATTTTGATATGGTCGTAGGAAGTCATTTAGACGGAAGGCGTACATCTAAGGCAGAAATTATACAGTATATTTTAGATTCATATGGAAGAGAGACCAAAACAGAGTTTATTATGGTTGGTGACCGAAAGCATGATATTATTGGTGCTCATCGATGTCGAATTGATTCGTTAGCTGTATTGTACGGCTATGGGTCAGAAGAAGAATTAAGAGAAGTAAAGCCTACTTATATCGCGCGAAATGTTGAAGAAATCAAACATTTATTTACATAGTAACAATGGAAATTACAATTTTGATTCGATTTTCAAAGAATATTATAATGCATGGCAAAAACGAGTATCCTCGATCGAGATACTCGTTTATTTCGTTTTTTTTTTGTAAACTAAGAACTCGTAATTTCCCCACCATTTGGGTGTAAAATTTGGCCTGTCATATATGTCGAATCTTCAGACGCTAAAAACACAAAACTTGGTGCAACTTCAAAAGGTTGACCTGCTCGTTTCATAGGGACTCTAGGAGTGTCCGTTCCAAATGTTTTTACATCCTCTGCCGAAAAAGAAGAAGGAATAAGTGGTGTCCAAATTGGACCAGGTGCAACGCCGTTAACCCGAATATCTTTATCAGCAAGTGATAACGATAATGAGCGGGTAAACGCATTAATCGCCCCTTTAGTTGAAGAATAGTCAATTAAATCAGGTTCGCCTTCATACGCGGTCACTGACGTTGTATTGATAATTGAGCTTCCTGGTGCCATAAAGGGGAGAGCGGCTTTTGTTAAAAAGAAAAATGCATATATATTTGTTCGAAAAGTAATATCTAATTGCTCTGCTGTGATATCTTCTATACTTTTTTGTACATATTGAACGGCATGATTATTCACTAAAATATCAATTTTTCCAAAGTGTTGTACAGTTTGATTGACGACTTCATAGCTCATTGTTTCATCTTGTAAATCACCTGGAATGAGTAAACAATGACGTCCAATTTGTTCTACTCTAGCTTTTGTCTCTTTGGCATCTTCATGTTCACATAAGTAGGGAATTACAATATGAGCGCCTTCTTTCGCAAAGGCATACGCGACCGCACGACCTATTCCACTGTCGCCCCCTGTAATAATTGCAATTTTATCTTTTAATTTATGACTACCGATATAATGAGGGTTTTCTGAAATCGGTCTTGGAATCATTTTATATTCTAGACCAGGATGTTGTTGCTGTTCTTGCGGTGGAAAAGCAACAGGGACTTCTTCGCATTTTTTTTCCTTACCGTAGTAATTGTAGACGGGATACATAGTAGACCTCCTGAATGCAAATGTCATCATGTTTTATGATAGAACGACTGAAAATGACACTGATACGGTACATTATGCAAAATGGGTATTTATCGTGCATAAAGCTAAATAGAAAAAATCGTCTTGTAGAAACAAATTACTCAAGGAAATAGTAGGCACTGAACGTGGGATAACCACCAATGTTCAGTGCCTTTGTATTTTCTTACATCATTTGATTCCAAAATCATCCTTTTTAACTGTTGACATGTGAAATGTTTTAATATTATAATACGTTCAAATAAAACTGAACGTTAAAGGAGAGTAAAACATGTCAGATATTTATAAAATCACAGATATTGAACAATTAAAAGTCATAAGTGACCCAATACGAATAAAAATCGTATGGGAAATTATTGACCATGCAAAAACAGGAAAGATGATTGCCGATATTTTAGAAATGCCAGCTTCAAAAATTCATTATCATTTAAAAGAGTTAGAACGAGTTGGTTTAATTAAAGTAGTCCGAACGGAAGAAAAGAATGGCATAATCCAAAAATTTTATCAATGTATTGCTAGTCAATTCACGTTTGATGATATCTTGCCTCAGTCGCAACAGCATTCAGTGGCCGATAGCTTAAGAGAAAACATTACAATTTCATTAAACAAGACTGTTTCGTTAATTAAAAAAACGGAAGATGATTATTTAGAGGATTACAAAAATCAATTAATTGGGAATTTATTTGCCATTTTAGATTTAACAGAGGACGAATTAAAAGTCATCAAAACGAAGTGGAAAGATTTAGTAGAAACGATTCAGGAGTACGGAAAGGATGAACACAAAGAAAATGCAAAGT
It contains:
- a CDS encoding VOC family protein yields the protein MSQFHTDNQTFVSVIELKVEDIKRSLSFYEKMLGLRIKTHDHNKVVFTADGKTPILSIEQPEQVLPKQQRTTGLYHFALLFPNRKELGKVLRRLLDSHYPLQGASHHGTSEAIYLADPDGNGIELYADTDPTTWLGSHGEIQFTTERLDVEELRQEGGGEHWDGIAPATIVGHLHLHGAELDNMREFYHKALGFDIIVEIPNQAIFMSTGGYHHHIAVNVWNGLGAPIPPDNSVGLKMFYVKFPTKQQWDKALNQLLDLGYKVKTMESSFEVIDPSGNRVRCNSV
- a CDS encoding LysR family transcriptional regulator; this encodes MNLNWLYTFVTAAQFENFYKTAETLYLSQPTVTVHIKQLEKELGTPLFERKGRNIVLTTYGKEFLPHATKIIETLSDGLHHIENVRQGYHQTLSIAVSPLIASTYLPYWIKKFIRYYPDIEVVVHVMESHLISEEVERGTAHLGLARMESKTLGLTCVKIYEEPLKIVAPHDGGDWESSIPLDLETIVNKEVLLTYNHPEYWDSVLFELKHLYRHVRTMKVTQVHVTKRFIEEGIGFSILPRSTVKRELAEGRMLEVEAPFLSLPTASTYVITKDQSEEASQFMSTVRSLI
- a CDS encoding citrate synthase/methylcitrate synthase: MNVHSGLEGVIACQSAISLVDGQNGRLVYRGYWAKELALHKEFEEVCHLLWYGELPTEEELNRLKQKFLEGRKIPAHMMAVIVALPKEMDMMSVIRTCISAIANESNEWPPTVEQAIQITALIPTIITARISILKGKKPIEPHHRLGHIANYLYMLHNKEPKVTHIKALESYCILTMEHGMNASTFAARVISSTESDIVSAITGAIGAMKGPLHGGAPSEVTAMLEAIETKENAEEWIRTKLKNGEKLMGFGHRVYKTKDPRAEALKKVTAQLTKHDPWLALANAVEETALRLLTEYKPGRKLYTNIEFYAAAVLRAVEMPSLLFTPTFTVSRVVGWTANVIEQAENNRIYRPQSLYTGVIPGE
- a CDS encoding transposase; this translates as MGIVIFAAVILIPIIMVIAQRKWMLMRMVFTGAAIVASMTFGYIAATSVYAILENQEVFMTSIHAVFLNSFFLVSGAYLGLYGIYLLCLHFAYDRKS
- a CDS encoding HAD family hydrolase, which produces MYKFILFDLDGTLTDPKIGITSSVHYALTKLGIKDIDLSSLTAFIGPPLQESFQLFYSFQPLQVQEAIHYYRERFVQKGIYENEMYSGIERLLDYLKTSGYTLIVATSKPTEFAVKIVEYFKIDHYFDMVVGSHLDGRRTSKAEIIQYILDSYGRETKTEFIMVGDRKHDIIGAHRCRIDSLAVLYGYGSEEELREVKPTYIARNVEEIKHLFT
- a CDS encoding SDR family oxidoreductase encodes the protein MYPVYNYYGKEKKCEEVPVAFPPQEQQQHPGLEYKMIPRPISENPHYIGSHKLKDKIAIITGGDSGIGRAVAYAFAKEGAHIVIPYLCEHEDAKETKARVEQIGRHCLLIPGDLQDETMSYEVVNQTVQHFGKIDILVNNHAVQYVQKSIEDITAEQLDITFRTNIYAFFFLTKAALPFMAPGSSIINTTSVTAYEGEPDLIDYSSTKGAINAFTRSLSLSLADKDIRVNGVAPGPIWTPLIPSSFSAEDVKTFGTDTPRVPMKRAGQPFEVAPSFVFLASEDSTYMTGQILHPNGGEITSS
- a CDS encoding helix-turn-helix domain-containing protein, whose amino-acid sequence is MSDIYKITDIEQLKVISDPIRIKIVWEIIDHAKTGKMIADILEMPASKIHYHLKELERVGLIKVVRTEEKNGIIQKFYQCIASQFTFDDILPQSQQHSVADSLRENITISLNKTVSLIKKTEDDYLEDYKNQLIGNLFAILDLTEDELKVIKTKWKDLVETIQEYGKDEHKENAKSYHINMVGFPIEKTEDESEG